The Diaphorobacter ruginosibacter genome contains a region encoding:
- a CDS encoding methyltransferase domain-containing protein translates to MHTSSLAHVQGLVHKYLSSSTSRPLKIIDIGSYDVNGSYKQFFLHPSWQYTGVDLAAGPNVDVVLQSPYRLPFDSFSVDVIVSGQAFEHVEYFWCSWLEMVRVLKPGGHIFLLAPSRGPEHSYPQDCWRFYPDGYRALAKYASLELLQVSTDWEPHPSEDSAAWGDTVGVFRQPPLSGMQMLRRRLMQQLRYRVMPGYR, encoded by the coding sequence AAATACCTGTCCTCCAGCACGAGCCGGCCGCTGAAGATCATCGACATCGGCAGCTACGACGTGAATGGCAGCTACAAGCAGTTCTTCCTGCATCCGAGCTGGCAATACACCGGTGTCGACCTTGCCGCGGGACCGAATGTGGACGTGGTGCTGCAGTCGCCCTACAGGCTGCCGTTCGACAGCTTTTCGGTGGATGTGATCGTTTCCGGCCAGGCCTTCGAGCATGTGGAGTATTTCTGGTGTTCCTGGCTCGAGATGGTGCGCGTGCTCAAGCCGGGCGGCCACATCTTCCTGCTGGCGCCGTCGCGCGGTCCCGAACACAGCTATCCGCAGGATTGCTGGCGCTTCTATCCCGATGGTTATCGCGCCTTGGCCAAGTACGCATCGCTTGAGCTGCTGCAGGTCAGCACCGATTGGGAGCCGCATCCGTCCGAGGACAGCGCCGCTTGGGGCGATACGGTGGGCGTGTTCCGCCAGCCGCCGCTCAGCGGCATGCAGATGCTGCGCCGCCGGCTGATGCAGCAACTGCGCTATCGCGTGATGCCGGGCTATCGTTGA
- a CDS encoding DUF7657 domain-containing protein produces MASSLSGRFGMVVFSLLLWLAMAVWSTPGHAREPLNPTVAATAAGKGYVDKAEVRDGVLTLQGWAAAYNPSVYVTLVEIWLGDRAVYRGRLGFLTNRPDVVESTGQPLWLASGFHLPIRLPRDAAPGAFPLRVQVTNGDGGRFDLALSGEAREVLIPDGARTPGMKAQLALALAVVLPVGYLMLSFARRDGIAGSRGFAAAVLASFALLVAGGWSGSSLPLLLERARILQHDGANFIGKAQEVRRDEWLIVTPLAMSQGAEPRWLSSVNPLHGVYGQNMNVVGMSGAPTLGLPALAKPASWGFVAFDLKRALAWHWWFPFFACFLALWAVLRCWFALDWRKAAVLAVLVPGSAYSVGWSGWPAYASFFPLLAAWAAVRLFLTKSKAGAAFWGLVLGWAAAGFVLVLYPGWQIPLAYLMACLTLAQLWHMRSRMHRGVAQALGLVLAALVGGALLGAWWSDAQEAIRALGHTVYPGQRSMELGGYVEPWHLAKGLANLVTLYESSQWSIPSDAAGSLYLLIPLAVATLLQLVIRRSVDALVVVLWLFTAFVLVHMFMGIPAWLASATLWGKVPAFRLDVVLVLAQVFLLGYFLKDAPALRQWADGSRARTAGLQGVAMATAIGFAWFNARSLSMMPVPMQEWLNPAVLALILAAAAWLAYLLVRGQVWSAVAISAAWTLAVSLPFNPLQQAPGMCNWCRSCSPH; encoded by the coding sequence ATGGCCTCTTCGCTTTCGGGGCGCTTCGGAATGGTGGTGTTCTCGTTGCTCCTGTGGCTGGCCATGGCGGTGTGGTCCACGCCCGGCCATGCGCGCGAGCCGCTGAATCCCACGGTGGCCGCCACGGCCGCTGGCAAGGGCTATGTCGACAAGGCCGAGGTGCGCGATGGTGTGCTGACCCTGCAGGGCTGGGCCGCCGCATACAACCCGAGTGTCTATGTCACGCTGGTGGAAATCTGGCTGGGCGATCGTGCCGTCTATCGCGGCCGTTTGGGCTTCCTGACCAACCGGCCCGATGTGGTCGAATCCACGGGACAGCCGCTGTGGCTCGCCAGCGGATTCCATCTGCCCATACGCCTGCCGAGGGATGCCGCTCCTGGCGCGTTCCCACTGCGCGTGCAGGTCACCAATGGCGACGGGGGACGGTTTGATCTGGCGTTGAGCGGCGAGGCGCGCGAGGTGTTGATCCCCGATGGTGCGCGCACGCCCGGCATGAAGGCGCAGCTCGCCCTGGCGCTGGCGGTTGTCCTACCCGTGGGCTACCTGATGCTCTCCTTTGCACGGCGTGACGGCATTGCGGGGAGCCGGGGCTTCGCGGCTGCGGTCCTGGCGTCCTTTGCCTTGCTGGTGGCGGGCGGCTGGAGCGGCTCCTCGCTTCCCCTGCTGCTCGAGCGGGCCAGGATCTTGCAGCACGACGGAGCGAATTTCATCGGCAAGGCCCAGGAGGTACGGCGCGACGAATGGCTGATCGTCACGCCGCTGGCCATGAGCCAAGGGGCTGAGCCGAGGTGGCTTTCCTCGGTCAATCCGCTGCATGGCGTGTATGGCCAGAACATGAATGTGGTGGGCATGAGCGGCGCTCCCACGCTGGGGCTTCCGGCCCTCGCCAAGCCCGCGAGCTGGGGCTTTGTCGCGTTCGACCTGAAACGTGCGTTGGCGTGGCACTGGTGGTTTCCCTTCTTTGCCTGCTTTCTCGCGCTGTGGGCCGTGCTGCGCTGCTGGTTCGCGCTGGATTGGCGCAAGGCGGCCGTGCTGGCAGTGCTGGTTCCGGGATCGGCCTATTCCGTGGGGTGGTCGGGCTGGCCCGCGTATGCCAGCTTTTTCCCCTTGCTCGCGGCATGGGCTGCCGTGCGGCTGTTCCTCACCAAAAGCAAGGCTGGTGCGGCTTTCTGGGGGCTGGTGCTGGGGTGGGCTGCAGCGGGCTTTGTGCTGGTGCTCTATCCGGGCTGGCAGATTCCGCTGGCCTATCTGATGGCATGCCTCACGCTGGCACAGCTGTGGCACATGCGCTCGCGCATGCACCGTGGCGTGGCCCAGGCGCTCGGCCTGGTGCTTGCGGCGCTGGTGGGCGGCGCGCTGCTGGGGGCCTGGTGGAGCGATGCGCAGGAGGCCATTCGCGCGCTGGGCCACACGGTGTATCCGGGACAGCGCTCGATGGAGCTGGGCGGGTATGTCGAGCCATGGCACCTGGCTAAGGGGCTGGCCAATCTGGTGACGCTGTATGAGAGTTCGCAGTGGTCCATTCCAAGCGATGCGGCGGGCAGCCTCTACCTGCTGATTCCGTTGGCCGTGGCAACGCTGCTGCAGCTTGTCATCAGGCGTTCCGTGGATGCGCTGGTGGTGGTGCTGTGGCTGTTCACGGCGTTCGTGCTGGTGCACATGTTCATGGGGATTCCGGCCTGGCTGGCAAGCGCAACGCTGTGGGGCAAGGTTCCGGCCTTCCGGCTCGATGTGGTGCTGGTACTGGCGCAGGTGTTCCTGCTCGGGTACTTTCTCAAGGATGCGCCGGCGCTGCGGCAATGGGCCGATGGCTCCCGCGCGAGAACGGCGGGCCTGCAAGGGGTGGCCATGGCGACCGCCATCGGCTTTGCCTGGTTCAACGCGCGCAGCCTGTCGATGATGCCGGTGCCCATGCAGGAGTGGCTGAATCCCGCGGTGCTGGCCCTGATATTGGCCGCAGCCGCGTGGCTTGCCTACCTGCTGGTGCGTGGGCAGGTCTGGAGCGCGGTGGCGATCAGCGCGGCATGGACGCTCGCCGTGAGCCTTCCCTTCAATCCGCTGCAGCAGGCCCCCGGCATGTGCAACTGGTGCCGGAGCTGCAGTCCGCATTGA
- a CDS encoding DUF7654 domain-containing protein, whose product MQLVPELQSALKRPGASVPARVAVVNEDLWVSALPISGVGVVNSFFYDPPLRFWRDLDPEGKLEPIYNRYQFMQIKLEPAMAGADFQISSPRMDAVTLAVQPQRFDFAKVKADFVLANLQDADLLKGNAHLQIEKTDGVNWTLFRVMSDAK is encoded by the coding sequence GTGCAACTGGTGCCGGAGCTGCAGTCCGCATTGAAGCGTCCGGGCGCCAGCGTGCCGGCGCGTGTTGCCGTGGTGAACGAGGACCTGTGGGTGAGCGCCTTGCCGATCTCGGGCGTGGGCGTGGTCAACAGCTTTTTCTATGATCCTCCGCTCAGGTTCTGGCGCGATCTCGATCCCGAGGGCAAGCTCGAGCCGATCTACAACCGCTACCAGTTCATGCAGATCAAGCTCGAGCCGGCCATGGCCGGTGCCGATTTCCAGATCAGCAGTCCGCGCATGGATGCGGTGACGCTCGCAGTGCAGCCACAGCGTTTCGATTTCGCCAAGGTGAAAGCGGATTTCGTGCTCGCCAACCTGCAGGACGCCGACCTGCTCAAGGGCAACGCGCATCTGCAGATCGAGAAGACCGATGGCGTGAA